One genomic region from Streptomyces venezuelae encodes:
- a CDS encoding IclR family transcriptional regulator: MTAETSQTLDRGLRVLKLLADTDHGLTVTELSNKLGVNRTVVYRLLATLEQHALVRRDLGGRARVGLGVLRLGRQVHPLVREAALPALRSLAEDIGATAHLTLVDGAEALAVAVVEPTWTDYHVAYRAGFRHPLDRGAAGRAILAARQGSLIEPGFTLTHGELEAGASGAAAPLVGVTGVEGSVGVVMLADAVPERVGPRVVDAAREVADALR, from the coding sequence GTGACCGCGGAAACCTCCCAGACGCTCGACCGGGGACTCAGAGTCCTCAAACTGCTCGCCGACACGGACCACGGCCTGACCGTCACCGAGTTGTCCAACAAACTCGGGGTCAACCGCACGGTGGTCTACCGCCTGCTGGCCACGCTCGAACAGCACGCCCTCGTCCGCCGCGACCTCGGCGGCCGCGCCCGCGTCGGCCTCGGCGTGCTCCGGCTCGGCCGGCAGGTGCACCCCCTGGTCCGGGAGGCCGCGCTGCCCGCGCTGCGCTCGCTCGCCGAGGACATCGGGGCCACGGCCCACCTGACGCTCGTCGACGGGGCGGAGGCGCTCGCCGTCGCGGTCGTCGAACCGACCTGGACCGACTACCACGTCGCCTACCGGGCCGGCTTCCGTCACCCGCTCGACCGGGGCGCGGCGGGTCGCGCGATCCTCGCCGCCCGCCAGGGCTCCCTGATCGAACCCGGCTTCACCCTCACCCACGGCGAGCTGGAGGCCGGCGCGAGCGGGGCCGCAGCACCGCTGGTCGGCGTCACGGGCGTCGAGGGCAGCGTCGGCGTCGTGATGCTCGCGGACGCCGTCCCCGAGCGAGTGGGCCCCCGCGTCGTCGACGCGGCCCGCGAGGTCGCCGACGCCCTGCGTTAG
- a CDS encoding ArsR/SmtB family transcription factor, giving the protein MLRIHFTADDLARVRFAPRPSPVPELHAALMMLGAPHEELLFGRWRGRLSRALPAAAGPLADLVPGGVAPHFLDVLGGTREEGFALIRASRPEFVRSELERVYAGGGPVPSWVHALHRGDAGAWRTLDRAQAAAYETVLAPVWPLVQDLHRAEFTRHALTLAEQGLGAALTAAGPGSRLRDGVWEWPGVSGSPYGPGGRDVRLDGRGLVLLPTFHWRGGPLVQDLPGCPVVLAYPAGRGLPLAPDGDGTREEALAGVLGRTRAELLHALDEARTTTGLARRLGVSNATASAHAQALRAAGLITTTRTGRSVHHARTPLGALLVDPLDRS; this is encoded by the coding sequence GTGCTGCGGATCCACTTCACGGCGGACGACCTCGCACGGGTGCGGTTCGCGCCCCGCCCGTCGCCCGTGCCGGAGCTGCACGCGGCCCTCATGATGCTGGGCGCACCGCACGAGGAACTGCTCTTCGGGCGCTGGCGGGGCAGACTGTCGCGCGCGCTGCCGGCGGCGGCCGGGCCGCTCGCGGACCTGGTGCCGGGCGGGGTGGCCCCGCACTTCCTCGACGTCCTCGGCGGGACGCGGGAGGAGGGCTTCGCGCTGATCCGCGCGAGCCGCCCGGAGTTCGTGCGGTCGGAGCTGGAGCGGGTGTACGCGGGCGGGGGTCCGGTGCCGTCGTGGGTCCACGCCCTGCACCGCGGGGACGCCGGGGCGTGGCGCACGCTGGACCGGGCGCAGGCGGCGGCGTACGAGACGGTCCTGGCCCCGGTGTGGCCGCTGGTCCAGGACCTGCACCGGGCGGAGTTCACCCGGCACGCGCTGACGCTCGCGGAGCAGGGCCTCGGCGCCGCCCTGACGGCCGCGGGCCCGGGATCACGGCTGCGGGACGGGGTGTGGGAGTGGCCCGGCGTCTCCGGCAGCCCCTACGGCCCGGGCGGCCGGGACGTGCGGCTCGACGGGCGGGGGCTCGTGCTGCTGCCGACCTTCCACTGGCGGGGCGGACCGCTCGTCCAGGACCTGCCGGGGTGCCCCGTGGTCCTCGCCTACCCGGCGGGCCGGGGCCTGCCGCTCGCCCCGGACGGCGACGGCACGCGCGAGGAGGCCCTCGCGGGGGTGCTCGGCAGGACCCGGGCCGAGCTGCTCCACGCCCTGGACGAGGCCAGGACGACGACGGGCCTGGCCCGCCGTCTCGGCGTCAGCAACGCGACGGCCTCGGCCCACGCCCAGGCCCTGCGCGCGGCGGGCCTGATCACCACGACCCGCACGGGCAGATCGGTCCACCACGCCCGGACACCGCTGGGCGCGCTGTTGGTCGACCCGCTGGACCGGTCCTAA
- a CDS encoding alpha/beta hydrolase family protein, whose translation MTQHTAPARRTVAKGALLAAAATLLGPAAAATATARARAAAPAPAALRLPGPTGPHPAGLRTFALTDTSRNDPWEPAAGVREVMISVLYPARTVRDHPRAPQLTPAEAREFAGLAPLVRPGLPAAGVDWGAALTHGHVDAPALPGRRPVLVYSPGGGDSRTLGTTLAEDLASHGRIVVLVDHPGDASQVELPSGMRWTVLRGNPDPATFRTMIDTRVADIRFVLDRLGSLPLAPGMPVMDLRRIGVYGHSAGGTAAVHALATDDRLAAGVNLEGYLDLDPDLVEGLDRPLLMFRTDGFEGAARLARSWAGVPAHRVPLPGSNHWVFGDYAFLVPQLQAAGLVTAAARAALIGPADPAAAVHAVRRGTRSFFARHLPAPVPPARGRDASR comes from the coding sequence ATGACCCAGCACACCGCACCCGCCCGCCGCACCGTCGCCAAGGGCGCACTCCTCGCCGCAGCCGCCACCCTGCTCGGCCCCGCCGCCGCCGCCACCGCCACCGCCAGGGCCAGGGCCGCGGCACCGGCACCGGCCGCCCTCCGGCTGCCCGGGCCGACCGGCCCCCACCCCGCCGGCCTCCGCACCTTCGCGCTGACGGACACCTCCCGCAACGACCCCTGGGAGCCCGCCGCCGGCGTACGGGAGGTCATGATCAGCGTCCTGTACCCGGCCCGCACCGTCCGCGACCACCCGCGCGCCCCGCAGCTCACCCCCGCGGAGGCCAGGGAGTTCGCCGGCCTGGCGCCCCTGGTGCGCCCCGGGCTGCCGGCCGCCGGCGTCGACTGGGGCGCGGCCCTCACCCACGGGCACGTGGACGCCCCGGCCCTCCCGGGCCGCCGGCCGGTACTCGTGTACAGCCCCGGCGGCGGAGACTCCCGCACGCTCGGCACGACCCTCGCCGAGGACCTGGCGAGCCACGGCCGGATCGTCGTCCTCGTCGACCACCCCGGCGACGCGAGCCAGGTGGAGCTGCCCAGCGGGATGCGCTGGACCGTCCTGCGCGGGAATCCGGACCCGGCGACCTTCCGCACCATGATCGACACCCGGGTCGCGGACATCCGCTTCGTCCTCGACCGGCTCGGGAGCCTGCCCCTCGCCCCCGGCATGCCCGTCATGGACCTCCGCCGGATCGGTGTGTACGGACACTCCGCGGGCGGCACCGCCGCCGTGCACGCACTGGCCACCGACGACCGGCTCGCCGCGGGCGTGAACCTGGAGGGGTACCTCGACCTGGACCCGGACCTCGTGGAAGGCCTCGACCGGCCGCTCCTCATGTTCCGCACGGACGGATTCGAGGGCGCCGCACGCCTCGCACGCTCCTGGGCGGGCGTGCCGGCCCACCGCGTCCCGCTGCCCGGCAGCAACCACTGGGTGTTCGGCGACTACGCCTTCCTCGTGCCCCAGCTCCAGGCCGCCGGGCTCGTCACCGCGGCGGCGCGGGCCGCGCTCATCGGGCCGGCCGACCCGGCGGCGGCGGTCCACGCCGTGCGGCGCGGGACGCGGTCCTTCTTCGCCCGCCACCTGCCGGCCCCCGTGCCCCCGGCCCGGGGGAGGGACGCGTCCCGTTAG
- a CDS encoding S16 family serine protease, which yields MLSSLSRHRALALCALPVAALFAVVGLAPLPYAIAQPGTTADVLGKDKGREVITITGAPVRPTEGQLRMTTILATGPSTEVDLGDVADAWFRTDRAVLPRESVYPSGKSDAEIEKRNLGQMKQSQDAATLAALDYLELDPEEVKVTLHLADIGGPSAGLLFSLGIVDKLDDGDLTGGKVVAGTGTIDADGTVGAVGGVSLKTQAAARDGATVFLVPKAECSDAQAEQPKDLRLVPVTALSDAVASLRALEQGQESKVPSC from the coding sequence GTGCTCTCCAGCCTTTCTCGTCACCGTGCCCTCGCGCTCTGCGCCCTGCCCGTCGCCGCGCTCTTCGCCGTCGTCGGGCTCGCGCCGCTGCCGTACGCGATCGCGCAGCCCGGCACGACCGCCGACGTGCTCGGCAAGGACAAGGGGCGCGAGGTCATCACGATCACCGGTGCCCCGGTCCGGCCGACCGAGGGGCAGCTGCGGATGACGACCATCCTCGCGACCGGGCCGTCCACCGAGGTCGACCTCGGCGACGTGGCCGACGCCTGGTTCCGCACCGACCGGGCCGTCCTGCCGCGCGAGTCGGTCTACCCGTCGGGGAAGTCCGACGCCGAGATCGAGAAGCGCAACCTCGGGCAGATGAAGCAGTCCCAGGACGCGGCGACCCTCGCCGCCCTGGACTACCTCGAGCTGGACCCCGAGGAGGTGAAGGTGACCCTGCACCTCGCCGACATCGGCGGACCCAGCGCCGGGCTCCTCTTCTCCCTCGGCATCGTCGACAAGCTCGACGACGGCGACCTCACCGGGGGCAAGGTCGTCGCCGGTACGGGAACGATCGACGCGGACGGCACGGTCGGCGCCGTCGGGGGCGTGTCTCTCAAGACCCAGGCCGCCGCGCGGGACGGGGCCACCGTCTTCCTCGTACCGAAGGCGGAGTGCTCCGACGCCCAGGCCGAGCAGCCGAAGGACCTCCGGCTCGTCCCCGTCACCGCGCTCAGCGACGCGGTCGCGTCCCTCCGGGCCCTGGAACAGGGGCAGGAGTCGAAGGTCCCGAGCTGCTGA
- a CDS encoding MFS transporter — translation MTAPGGNETAAGTAAAKHARGPLATVLTANAVSITGNSLTLIGVPWFALDTTGSPGKAGFVAFCAALPVLLSTLAGGPLIDRLGRRRVSIASDLVCGLSLATIPLLHRLGVLEFWMLCALMAVTGLCHAPGETARHVLVPDLAQRAGTALPRVASLYDAVARGARMAGAALAGLLVAFLGADTVLLLDAATFGLSALLVTAGLRGVPSAEPMRDGPRLSPARYRADLREGYAYLFRARLMLGIMVMVMVTNGLSQSWSSVLLPVHAREELGGPAAQGLLVSVFAGCALVGALLYGAVGVRLPRRAVFAAGFLVGGAPPYVVAALTDTTAPLLVTLAAAGFGVGVLNPILTTVMYEQVPEALRSRVVGASTAGVLLTTPLGGLAAGFLVERVGLTPTLLGIGALYFLTTLAPLVFPAWRGMDAPPAPPAAAATPAPPATHPAGTPDGGSVSSSGPSTPAPVPGPGGTRPRR, via the coding sequence ATGACCGCCCCGGGGGGAAACGAGACCGCCGCCGGCACCGCCGCGGCGAAGCACGCCCGAGGCCCACTGGCCACCGTCCTCACCGCCAACGCCGTGTCGATCACGGGCAATTCACTCACCCTCATCGGCGTCCCCTGGTTCGCGCTCGACACCACGGGAAGCCCCGGCAAAGCGGGGTTCGTCGCCTTCTGCGCCGCCCTCCCCGTCCTCCTCTCCACGCTCGCCGGCGGACCGCTCATCGACCGCCTGGGCCGCCGCCGGGTCAGCATCGCCTCCGACCTGGTCTGCGGGCTCTCGCTCGCCACGATCCCGCTGCTGCACCGCCTCGGCGTCCTGGAGTTCTGGATGCTCTGCGCGCTGATGGCGGTCACCGGCCTGTGCCACGCGCCGGGTGAGACGGCCCGGCACGTCCTCGTCCCCGACCTCGCACAGCGGGCCGGGACGGCGCTCCCCCGGGTGGCGAGCCTGTACGACGCCGTGGCCCGCGGTGCGCGGATGGCGGGCGCCGCCCTCGCCGGTCTGCTCGTCGCCTTCCTGGGCGCCGACACGGTCCTGCTCCTCGACGCGGCCACCTTCGGCCTCTCCGCGCTGCTCGTCACGGCCGGCCTGCGCGGGGTGCCCTCGGCGGAGCCGATGCGCGACGGGCCCCGGCTCTCCCCCGCCCGCTACCGGGCCGACCTGCGCGAGGGGTACGCCTATCTGTTCCGGGCCCGGCTCATGCTCGGCATCATGGTCATGGTGATGGTCACCAACGGCCTGAGCCAGAGCTGGAGTTCGGTGCTGCTGCCGGTCCACGCCCGGGAGGAGCTGGGCGGTCCGGCCGCGCAGGGCCTGCTGGTCTCGGTCTTCGCCGGCTGCGCGCTCGTCGGGGCGCTGCTGTACGGGGCCGTCGGGGTGCGGCTCCCCCGCCGGGCCGTGTTCGCGGCGGGGTTCCTCGTCGGCGGCGCCCCGCCGTACGTGGTGGCCGCGCTGACCGACACCACGGCGCCGCTGCTCGTGACGCTGGCGGCGGCCGGATTCGGCGTCGGGGTCCTCAACCCGATCCTGACGACGGTCATGTACGAGCAGGTCCCGGAGGCGCTGCGCAGCAGGGTCGTGGGCGCGAGCACGGCCGGGGTGCTGCTCACGACCCCGCTCGGGGGTCTGGCGGCCGGCTTCCTGGTCGAGCGGGTGGGTCTGACGCCGACGCTGCTCGGGATCGGTGCGCTCTACTTCCTCACGACCCTCGCCCCGCTGGTCTTCCCCGCCTGGCGGGGAATGGACGCCCCGCCCGCCCCGCCGGCCGCAGCTGCCACACCTGCCCCGCCCGCCACGCACCCGGCGGGCACACCCGACGGCGGATCCGTCAGCAGCTCGGGACCTTCGACTCCTGCCCCTGTTCCAGGGCCCGGAGGGACGCGACCGCGTCGCTGA
- a CDS encoding ArsR/SmtB family transcription factor, which yields MPEPEKHLSRTLDPRSLRGLAHPLRIQLLRALRRYGPATASQLAERLGESSGATSYHLRQLAAVGFVEDDPTRGKGRERWWKAAQQGTSVDETLHKNPDPEVQGALEVFLYEVASIHTQELNTYLGTRQDWHEDWHGASDMSDFTLRLPVEKLRELTGKVHELIDSYRDTADTDAPGAERVRVHLHAFPQQED from the coding sequence ATGCCCGAGCCCGAGAAGCACCTGAGCCGCACCCTGGACCCGCGCTCCCTGCGCGGTCTCGCCCACCCGCTGCGCATCCAGCTGCTGCGCGCCCTCCGTCGCTACGGGCCCGCCACCGCCTCCCAGTTGGCCGAGCGGCTCGGCGAGTCCAGCGGCGCGACCAGCTACCACCTGCGCCAGCTCGCGGCCGTGGGCTTCGTCGAGGACGACCCGACGCGCGGCAAGGGCCGGGAGCGGTGGTGGAAGGCGGCCCAGCAGGGGACGTCCGTGGACGAGACGCTCCACAAGAACCCGGACCCCGAGGTCCAGGGCGCCCTCGAGGTCTTCCTGTACGAGGTGGCGAGCATCCACACGCAGGAGCTGAACACCTACCTCGGCACCCGGCAGGACTGGCACGAGGACTGGCACGGCGCCTCGGACATGAGCGACTTCACCCTGCGACTGCCGGTCGAGAAGCTGCGCGAGCTGACCGGGAAGGTCCACGAGCTGATCGACAGCTACCGCGACACCGCCGACACGGACGCCCCGGGCGCCGAGCGCGTGCGGGTGCATCTGCACGCGTTCCCGCAGCAAGAGGACTGA
- a CDS encoding Lrp/AsnC family transcriptional regulator, with protein sequence MAIDHLDGRLITLLAREPRIGVLEASRRLGVARGTVQARLDRLQASGVICGFGPQVDPAALGYPVTAFATLEIKQGQGADVRGHLATVPEVLELHTTTGHGDMLCRLVARSNADLQRVIDRVVGFEGIVRASTAIVMENPVPLRIIPLVEQAAQE encoded by the coding sequence GTGGCGATCGATCATTTGGACGGCCGGCTGATCACGCTTCTCGCGCGCGAGCCGCGCATAGGGGTCCTGGAGGCCTCGCGGCGTCTCGGGGTGGCGCGCGGGACGGTGCAGGCGCGCCTCGACCGGCTTCAGGCGAGCGGGGTGATCTGCGGTTTCGGCCCGCAGGTGGACCCGGCGGCGCTGGGCTATCCGGTGACGGCCTTCGCGACGCTGGAGATCAAGCAGGGCCAGGGGGCGGACGTGCGGGGGCACCTGGCGACGGTGCCGGAGGTGCTCGAACTCCACACGACGACGGGCCACGGCGACATGCTCTGCCGGCTGGTCGCCCGCTCCAACGCCGACCTCCAGCGGGTGATCGACAGGGTGGTGGGCTTCGAGGGGATCGTGCGGGCGTCGACGGCGATCGTGATGGAGAACCCGGTGCCGCTGCGGATCATCCCGCTCGTGGAGCAGGCGGCGCAGGAGTAG
- the hppD gene encoding 4-hydroxyphenylpyruvate dioxygenase: protein MTETIDHTPSTARKADPFPVKGMDAVVFAVGNAKQAAHYYSTAFGMKLVAYSGPENGSRETASYVLTNGAARFVFTSVIKASTDRGRFLADHVAEHGDGVVDLAIEVPDARAAYAYAVEHGATGLTEPYELKDENGTVVLAAIATYGKTRHTLVERSGYDGPYLPGFVSANPIVEPPAKRTFQAIDHCVGNVELGKMNDWVGFYNKVMGFTNMKEFVGDDIATEYSALMSKVVADGTLKVKFPINEPAIAKKKSQIDEYLEFYGGAGVQHIALATNDIVATVRAMRAAGVAFLDTPDSYYDTLGEWAGETRVPVETLRELKILVDRDEDGYLLQIFTKPVQDRPTVFFEMIERHGSMGFGKGNFKALFEAIEREQEKRGNL, encoded by the coding sequence ATGACTGAGACCATCGATCACACCCCCTCCACCGCGCGTAAGGCCGATCCCTTCCCGGTCAAGGGAATGGACGCGGTCGTCTTCGCCGTCGGCAACGCCAAGCAGGCCGCGCACTACTACTCCACGGCCTTCGGCATGAAGCTGGTCGCCTACTCCGGACCGGAGAACGGCAGCCGCGAGACCGCCAGTTACGTCCTCACCAACGGCGCCGCCCGTTTCGTGTTCACCTCCGTCATCAAGGCCTCGACCGACCGGGGCCGCTTCCTCGCCGACCACGTCGCCGAGCACGGTGACGGCGTCGTCGACCTGGCGATCGAGGTGCCGGACGCCCGTGCCGCGTACGCCTACGCCGTCGAGCACGGCGCCACCGGCCTCACCGAGCCGTACGAGCTGAAGGACGAGAACGGCACCGTCGTCCTCGCCGCCATCGCCACCTACGGCAAGACCCGCCACACCCTCGTCGAGCGCTCCGGCTACGACGGCCCGTACCTGCCGGGCTTCGTCTCCGCGAACCCGATCGTCGAGCCGCCGGCCAAGCGCACCTTCCAGGCCATCGACCACTGCGTCGGCAACGTCGAGCTCGGCAAGATGAACGACTGGGTCGGCTTCTACAACAAGGTCATGGGCTTCACGAACATGAAGGAGTTCGTGGGCGACGACATCGCGACCGAGTACTCGGCACTGATGTCGAAGGTCGTCGCGGACGGCACCCTCAAGGTGAAGTTCCCGATCAACGAGCCGGCGATCGCGAAGAAGAAGTCGCAGATCGACGAGTACCTGGAGTTCTACGGCGGCGCCGGCGTCCAGCACATCGCCCTCGCCACCAACGACATCGTCGCCACCGTGCGCGCGATGCGGGCCGCGGGCGTCGCCTTCCTCGACACCCCCGACTCGTACTACGACACCCTCGGCGAGTGGGCGGGCGAGACCCGCGTGCCCGTCGAGACCCTGCGCGAGCTGAAGATCCTCGTCGACCGCGACGAGGACGGCTACCTGCTGCAGATCTTCACCAAGCCGGTGCAGGACCGCCCGACCGTCTTCTTCGAGATGATCGAGCGCCACGGCTCGATGGGCTTCGGCAAGGGCAACTTCAAGGCCCTGTTCGAGGCGATCGAGCGGGAGCAGGAGAAGCGCGGCAACCTCTAG
- a CDS encoding tetratricopeptide repeat protein, giving the protein MKTQNVSRTVLAAGVGAVLAATALLYVPEFVGQGPPPPPGPAERATIAAHAGAQAALPDLAALITDREKWLRDHPEDDASWAALGAAYTERGTRIGDVRDYPRAERALKRSLAERPAARGNVDAQLGLGALAGARGDWKSAKEWGERVRKAEPGRWPAYPVLIDAYNGLGDYEAARKAAEKLEELHAGAVVRARAAQAYRNRGWREDADAAALDAAALAETDAEKAASLGRLGDLAWERGEAAEALARYGSALRLVRDHGPSLAGRARALAGLGRTDEALRDWRAALARLPLPEYLLEAGELYEAVGLEGEARALYERLRSGTWVRGEVALGLLEADHGTPEAAVTRLRAEWARGHRSVAVADALGWALYRAGEPKEALGYAKRATDEGLRSALFTYHLGEIERALEQTGPARRHLAEALRINPEFSPLHARRAEQALTALGELPDELPKELRPEPPAQSAKAEGPKAEGPKAEEAAGPREAAEGATAADGGGDAKAPGTAGAPGTAEVAGSAAAGPGPAASGAARE; this is encoded by the coding sequence ATGAAGACCCAGAACGTGTCGAGGACGGTCCTTGCGGCGGGCGTGGGCGCGGTCCTCGCCGCGACGGCCCTGCTGTATGTCCCCGAGTTCGTCGGCCAGGGGCCGCCGCCCCCGCCCGGTCCGGCGGAGCGGGCGACGATCGCGGCGCACGCCGGCGCGCAGGCCGCGCTGCCGGACCTGGCCGCGCTGATCACCGACCGGGAGAAGTGGCTGCGGGACCACCCCGAGGACGACGCGTCCTGGGCGGCGCTCGGCGCGGCGTACACGGAGCGCGGGACGCGGATCGGGGACGTACGGGACTACCCGAGGGCCGAGCGGGCGCTGAAGCGGTCCCTGGCCGAACGGCCCGCCGCCCGGGGCAACGTGGACGCGCAGCTGGGGCTCGGGGCGCTCGCGGGGGCGCGCGGCGACTGGAAGTCCGCCAAGGAGTGGGGCGAGCGGGTGCGGAAGGCGGAGCCGGGGCGCTGGCCCGCGTACCCGGTCCTGATCGACGCGTACAACGGCCTCGGCGACTACGAGGCCGCCCGGAAGGCGGCGGAGAAGCTGGAGGAGCTGCACGCGGGCGCGGTCGTGCGCGCGCGGGCCGCGCAGGCGTACCGGAACCGGGGCTGGCGCGAGGACGCCGACGCGGCGGCCCTGGACGCGGCGGCGCTGGCGGAGACGGACGCGGAGAAGGCGGCGTCGCTGGGGCGGCTCGGGGACCTGGCGTGGGAGCGGGGCGAGGCGGCGGAGGCGCTCGCCCGGTACGGCTCGGCGCTGCGGCTCGTACGGGACCACGGGCCGTCGCTTGCGGGGCGTGCGCGGGCGCTCGCGGGCCTGGGCCGTACGGACGAGGCGCTGCGCGACTGGCGGGCGGCGCTGGCCCGGCTGCCGCTGCCGGAGTACCTCCTGGAGGCGGGCGAGCTGTACGAGGCGGTGGGCCTGGAGGGGGAGGCGCGGGCGCTGTACGAGCGGCTGCGGAGCGGCACGTGGGTGCGGGGCGAGGTGGCTCTGGGGCTGCTGGAGGCGGACCACGGCACACCGGAGGCGGCGGTCACGCGGCTGCGGGCGGAGTGGGCGCGCGGGCACCGCTCGGTGGCGGTGGCGGACGCGCTGGGGTGGGCGCTGTACCGGGCCGGGGAGCCGAAGGAGGCGCTCGGGTACGCGAAGCGGGCCACGGACGAGGGGCTGCGGAGCGCGCTCTTCACGTACCACCTGGGCGAGATCGAGCGGGCGCTGGAGCAGACCGGCCCGGCCCGCCGTCATCTGGCGGAGGCGCTGCGGATCAACCCGGAGTTCTCCCCGCTGCACGCCCGGCGGGCGGAGCAGGCCCTGACGGCCCTGGGCGAACTGCCCGACGAGCTCCCGAAGGAACTCCGCCCGGAGCCGCCCGCGCAATCCGCGAAGGCGGAGGGACCGAAGGCGGAGGGACCGAAGGCGGAAGAGGCGGCGGGGCCGAGGGAAGCGGCGGAGGGCGCGACGGCTGCCGACGGCGGCGGCGACGCGAAGGCCCCTGGGACGGCGGGGGCGCCCGGGACGGCGGAGGTGGCGGGCTCAGCGGCGGCGGGTCCCGGCCCGGCGGCCTCGGGCGCGGCACGCGAGTAG
- a CDS encoding FAD-binding oxidoreductase — protein sequence MDDLLTRLRAGLPAEALLTDPDVTASYSRDMASFCAAGTPAVVVLPRTVEQVRHVMRTATELRVPVVPQGARTGLSGGANASEGCIVLSLVKMDRILEINPVDRIAVVEPGVVNAVLSRAVAEHGLYYPPDPSSWETCTIGGNIGTASGGLCCVKYGVTAEYVLGLDVVLADGRLLTTGRRTAKGVAGYDLTRLFVGSEGSLGIVVGAVLALRPQPPAQLALAAEFPSTAAACEAVCAIMERGHTPSLLELMDRTTVQAVNRLAHMGLPDTTEALLLCAFDTPDPAADLAAVGELCTAAGATEVVPAADTAESELLLQARRLSLTALETIKSATMIDDVCVPRTKLAAMLDGTSAIAEKYDLTIGVCVHAGDGNTHPVVCFDHADEDESRRARESFDEIMALGLALGGTITGEHGVGVLKKEWLARELGPVGLELQRGIKHTFDPLGLLNPGKLF from the coding sequence ATGGACGATCTTCTGACGCGGCTGCGCGCCGGGCTGCCCGCCGAGGCGCTCCTCACCGACCCGGACGTCACGGCCTCCTACTCCCGCGACATGGCGAGCTTCTGCGCGGCCGGCACCCCCGCGGTCGTCGTGCTCCCGCGCACCGTCGAACAGGTCCGGCACGTCATGCGGACCGCCACCGAACTCCGTGTCCCCGTCGTCCCCCAGGGAGCCCGCACGGGCCTGTCCGGCGGCGCCAACGCCTCCGAGGGCTGCATCGTGCTCTCCCTGGTCAAGATGGACCGCATCCTGGAGATCAACCCGGTCGACCGGATCGCCGTCGTCGAACCGGGTGTCGTCAACGCAGTGCTGTCACGGGCCGTCGCCGAACACGGCCTGTATTACCCGCCGGACCCCTCCAGCTGGGAGACGTGCACCATCGGCGGGAACATCGGCACCGCCTCCGGAGGTCTGTGTTGCGTCAAGTACGGCGTCACCGCCGAGTACGTCCTCGGCCTCGACGTCGTCCTCGCCGACGGCCGGCTCCTGACCACCGGCCGCCGCACCGCCAAGGGCGTCGCCGGATATGACCTGACCAGGCTCTTCGTCGGCTCCGAGGGCAGCCTCGGCATCGTCGTCGGGGCCGTGCTCGCGCTCAGGCCGCAGCCCCCGGCGCAGCTCGCGCTCGCCGCCGAGTTCCCCTCCACGGCCGCCGCCTGCGAGGCCGTCTGCGCGATCATGGAGCGCGGCCACACCCCGTCGCTGCTCGAACTCATGGACCGCACCACCGTCCAGGCCGTCAACCGGCTGGCACACATGGGGCTGCCCGACACCACCGAGGCGCTCCTCCTGTGTGCCTTCGACACCCCGGACCCGGCCGCCGATCTGGCCGCCGTCGGGGAGCTGTGCACGGCCGCGGGCGCCACCGAGGTCGTCCCGGCCGCGGACACGGCCGAGTCCGAACTCCTCCTCCAGGCACGCCGGCTCTCCCTCACGGCCCTGGAGACGATCAAGTCCGCGACGATGATCGACGACGTGTGCGTGCCGCGGACGAAGCTGGCCGCGATGCTCGACGGCACGTCGGCGATCGCGGAGAAATATGACCTGACCATCGGCGTCTGCGTGCACGCGGGGGACGGCAACACCCACCCCGTCGTCTGCTTCGACCATGCCGACGAGGACGAGTCGCGGCGCGCGCGGGAGTCCTTCGACGAGATCATGGCGCTCGGGCTCGCCCTCGGCGGCACGATCACCGGCGAGCACGGCGTGGGCGTCCTCAAGAAGGAATGGCTGGCCAGGGAGTTGGGCCCGGTCGGCCTCGAACTCCAGCGCGGGATCAAGCACACCTTCGACCCGCTGGGGCTGCTCAACCCCGGAAAGCTCTTCTGA
- a CDS encoding SsgA family sporulation/cell division regulator, with protein sequence MQNTDNTTVERELELKLVLSPERAIPVPARLAYRTDDPYAVHITFHVGSDHPVNWTFARELLVEGVFRACGHGDVRIWPTKVEGRNVVLMALSSPDGDALLEAPSAQVSAWLERTLRAVPPGTESERLGMDDGLAELLATTVITDELWLRDPWPSDESQDGEL encoded by the coding sequence ATGCAGAACACCGACAACACCACCGTCGAGCGCGAGCTGGAGCTCAAGCTGGTGCTCTCCCCCGAGCGCGCCATTCCCGTCCCGGCCCGGCTCGCCTACCGCACCGACGACCCGTACGCCGTCCACATCACCTTCCACGTCGGCTCGGACCACCCGGTCAACTGGACCTTCGCGCGCGAGCTGCTCGTCGAGGGCGTCTTCCGGGCGTGCGGCCACGGCGACGTCCGCATCTGGCCGACGAAGGTCGAGGGCCGCAACGTCGTCCTGATGGCGCTCTCCTCCCCCGACGGCGACGCCCTGCTCGAAGCCCCGTCCGCGCAGGTGTCCGCCTGGCTGGAGCGGACCCTGCGCGCGGTGCCGCCGGGCACCGAGTCCGAGCGGCTCGGCATGGACGACGGGCTCGCCGAGCTCCTGGCGACCACCGTGATCACCGACGAGCTGTGGCTGCGCGACCCGTGGCCGTCGGACGAGTCGCAGGACGGCGAGCTGTGA